In the Apteryx mantelli isolate bAptMan1 chromosome 1, bAptMan1.hap1, whole genome shotgun sequence genome, one interval contains:
- the DLD gene encoding dihydrolipoyl dehydrogenase, mitochondrial isoform X1 — MQRWGRVACALARRSHFDRIHHGLQGVCAVSQRTYADQVDADVTVIGSGPGGYVAAIKAAQLGFKTVCVEKNETLGGTCLNVGCIPSKALLNNSHLYHLAHGKDFANRGIEITGMRLNLEKMMEQKSGAVKALTGGIAHLFKQNKVVHVSGFGKITGKNQVTATKEDGSTQVINTKNILIATGSEVAPFPGITIDEDNIVSSTGALSLKKVPEKMVVIGAGVIGVELGSVWQRLGADVTAVEFMGHVGGMGIDMEISKNFQRILQKQGLKFKLNTKVTGATKKPDGKIDVAVEAAAGGKAEVITCDVLLVCIGRRPFTKNLGLEDIGIELDKKGRIPVNNRFQTKIPNIYAIGDVVAGPMLAHKAEDEGILCVEGMAGGAVHIDYNCVPSVIYTHPEVAWVGKSEEQLKEERTEYKIGKFPFAANSRAKTNADTDGMVKILSQKSTDRMLGAHILGAGAGEMVNEAALAMEYGASCEDVARVCHAHPTVSEAFREANLAASFGKAINF, encoded by the exons ATGCAGCGTTGGGGCCGCGTCGCCTGCGCGCTCGCCCGG AGAAGCCATTTTGATCGAATTCATCACGGCCTGCAGGGAGTTTGTGCAGTGTCGCAAAGGACCTATGCCGATCAAG TTGATGCTGATGTCACCGTTATTGGATCTGGTCCTGGAGGGTATGTTGCTGCTATCAAAGCAGCTCAGCTTGGATTTAAG ACTGTCTGTgtagagaaaaatgaaacattaggTGGAACCTGTTTGAATGTTGGATGTATTCCTTCCAAG GCCTTGCTGAACAACTCACATCTGTATCATTTGGCCCATGGAAAAGATTTTGCTAATAGAGGAATTGAAA ttACAGGAATGCGTTTGAATCTAGAGAAGATGATGGAACAGAAGAGTGGTGCAGTGAAGGCCTTAACGGGTGGAATTGctcatttatttaaacaaaacaag GTTGTGCATGTTTCTGGGTTTGGAAAAATAACTGGCAAAAACCAAGTCACTGCAACCAAAGAAGATGGCAGCACACAAGTTATCAATACAAAGAACATCCTTATAGCTACAGGTTCCGAAGTTGCTCCCTTCCCTGGAATTACT ATTGATGAAGATAATATTGTATCATCTACTGGTGCACTATCACTAAAAAAAGTTCCTGAAAAGATGGTTGTCATTGGTGCAGGAGTCATTGGTGTGGAACTG GGTTCAGTTTGGCAGCGCCTTGGTGCAGATGTGACAGCTGTTGAGTTCATGGGCCATGTTGGTGGAATGGGAATCGACATGGAGATCTCTAAAAACTTCCAACGTATTCTTCAGAAACAGGGACTTAAGTTTAAACTAAACACCAAAGTTACTGGTGCTACCAAGAAGCCAGATGGAAAAATTGATGTAGC TGTTGAAGCTGCTGCTGGTGGCAAGGCAGAAGTAATAACTTGTGATGTGCTCCTAGTTTGCATTGGTAGACGTCCTTTCACAAAAAATCTAGGTCTTGAAGATATTGGAATTGAACTTGATAAGAAGGGCAGAATCCCAGTCAATAACAGATTCCAAACCAAAATTCCAAA CATCTATGCTATTGGTGATGTAGTTGCTGGACCTATGCTGGCGCACAAAGCTGAGGATGAAGGCATTCTCTGTGTGGAGGGGATGGCTGGGGGAGCAGTTCACATCGATTATAACTGCGTACCCTCCGTGATATACACTCACCCTGAAGTGGCCTGGGTTGGCAAATCAGAAGAACAGCTGAAAGAAGAg AGGACAGAATACAAAATTGGGAAGTTTCCATTTGCTGCTAACAGTAGAGCAAAGACAAATGCTGACACAGATGGCATGGTGAAGATACTTAGTCAAAAATCAACAGACAGGATGTTGGGCGCTCACATTTTAGGCGCA GGCGCTGGTGAGATGGTTAATGAAGCAGCTCTTGCTATGGAATATGGAGCATCATGTGAAGATGTAGCCAGAGTTTGCCATGCGCATCCA ACAGTGTCAGAAGCCTTCAGGGAAGCAAACCTAGCAGCATCTTTTGGCAAAGCTATCAACTTCTAA
- the DLD gene encoding dihydrolipoyl dehydrogenase, mitochondrial isoform X2: MQRWGRVACALARRSHFDRIHHGLQGVCAVSQRTYADQVDADVTVIGSGPGGYVAAIKAAQLGFKALLNNSHLYHLAHGKDFANRGIEITGMRLNLEKMMEQKSGAVKALTGGIAHLFKQNKVVHVSGFGKITGKNQVTATKEDGSTQVINTKNILIATGSEVAPFPGITIDEDNIVSSTGALSLKKVPEKMVVIGAGVIGVELGSVWQRLGADVTAVEFMGHVGGMGIDMEISKNFQRILQKQGLKFKLNTKVTGATKKPDGKIDVAVEAAAGGKAEVITCDVLLVCIGRRPFTKNLGLEDIGIELDKKGRIPVNNRFQTKIPNIYAIGDVVAGPMLAHKAEDEGILCVEGMAGGAVHIDYNCVPSVIYTHPEVAWVGKSEEQLKEERTEYKIGKFPFAANSRAKTNADTDGMVKILSQKSTDRMLGAHILGAGAGEMVNEAALAMEYGASCEDVARVCHAHPTVSEAFREANLAASFGKAINF; this comes from the exons ATGCAGCGTTGGGGCCGCGTCGCCTGCGCGCTCGCCCGG AGAAGCCATTTTGATCGAATTCATCACGGCCTGCAGGGAGTTTGTGCAGTGTCGCAAAGGACCTATGCCGATCAAG TTGATGCTGATGTCACCGTTATTGGATCTGGTCCTGGAGGGTATGTTGCTGCTATCAAAGCAGCTCAGCTTGGATTTAAG GCCTTGCTGAACAACTCACATCTGTATCATTTGGCCCATGGAAAAGATTTTGCTAATAGAGGAATTGAAA ttACAGGAATGCGTTTGAATCTAGAGAAGATGATGGAACAGAAGAGTGGTGCAGTGAAGGCCTTAACGGGTGGAATTGctcatttatttaaacaaaacaag GTTGTGCATGTTTCTGGGTTTGGAAAAATAACTGGCAAAAACCAAGTCACTGCAACCAAAGAAGATGGCAGCACACAAGTTATCAATACAAAGAACATCCTTATAGCTACAGGTTCCGAAGTTGCTCCCTTCCCTGGAATTACT ATTGATGAAGATAATATTGTATCATCTACTGGTGCACTATCACTAAAAAAAGTTCCTGAAAAGATGGTTGTCATTGGTGCAGGAGTCATTGGTGTGGAACTG GGTTCAGTTTGGCAGCGCCTTGGTGCAGATGTGACAGCTGTTGAGTTCATGGGCCATGTTGGTGGAATGGGAATCGACATGGAGATCTCTAAAAACTTCCAACGTATTCTTCAGAAACAGGGACTTAAGTTTAAACTAAACACCAAAGTTACTGGTGCTACCAAGAAGCCAGATGGAAAAATTGATGTAGC TGTTGAAGCTGCTGCTGGTGGCAAGGCAGAAGTAATAACTTGTGATGTGCTCCTAGTTTGCATTGGTAGACGTCCTTTCACAAAAAATCTAGGTCTTGAAGATATTGGAATTGAACTTGATAAGAAGGGCAGAATCCCAGTCAATAACAGATTCCAAACCAAAATTCCAAA CATCTATGCTATTGGTGATGTAGTTGCTGGACCTATGCTGGCGCACAAAGCTGAGGATGAAGGCATTCTCTGTGTGGAGGGGATGGCTGGGGGAGCAGTTCACATCGATTATAACTGCGTACCCTCCGTGATATACACTCACCCTGAAGTGGCCTGGGTTGGCAAATCAGAAGAACAGCTGAAAGAAGAg AGGACAGAATACAAAATTGGGAAGTTTCCATTTGCTGCTAACAGTAGAGCAAAGACAAATGCTGACACAGATGGCATGGTGAAGATACTTAGTCAAAAATCAACAGACAGGATGTTGGGCGCTCACATTTTAGGCGCA GGCGCTGGTGAGATGGTTAATGAAGCAGCTCTTGCTATGGAATATGGAGCATCATGTGAAGATGTAGCCAGAGTTTGCCATGCGCATCCA ACAGTGTCAGAAGCCTTCAGGGAAGCAAACCTAGCAGCATCTTTTGGCAAAGCTATCAACTTCTAA